The Candidatus Roizmanbacteria bacterium CG_4_9_14_0_2_um_filter_38_17 genomic sequence TTTTAGACTTATTAGAATACTACTCGTTTACCCATGCAAAACACCGCTTTTCTCACTATAGAAGACTCGAAGATGAAACAAAGAAGCAAACGCTCAATAAACTATATCAACAAAGCGATAAACTTGTAGATATATATTCTTTCTGCATTATGCCAAATCACTATCACTTACTATTAAAGCAACTAACCGATGATGGCATAAGCAAATTTATCAGACAAATCCAAAATAGTTATGCCAGATACATCAATATCAAAACACAACGTAATGGAGCCTTACTTCAATCCCCATTTAAATCCGTTTTAATAGAGAATGACGAACAATTTATCCATGTAGCAAGATATATTCACCTAAATCCCTTAACATCGTACATTCTAACAAACCAGTCCGAACTAGCTAACCTAGAGTGGTGCTCATATAAAGACTACTGCAGTGCAAATAGTAGAGGTTTTGTTAACACATCAAACCTCATGTCCTACTACAATTCAATTGATGAATTAAACAAATTCACCCTAAATCAGGTTGATTACCAAAGAGCACTAGCCAAGATAAAACATCTTACACTTGAAAAGTCCTTTCCAAATCCTTAAGTGTCAACCTAACCCACTCCAGGAGTGGGTTCTCACATTACGTTTCTGAAATGTAGCTAAATTCATTTATTTCTTTTTAAGCAGCAAACTAAGGACTGGGACTGCTACAAATGGCGATGAATAAGTTCCAAGCACAGTTCCAATCAGAAGTGCAACCATAAACCAGCGAATAGTCTCACCTCCCAGAAGAATCATTGCTAATAACATAAACAATATTGTTAGAGAATTATTAATCGACCTTACCATTGTCTCTGTTAAGGCGCTATTGGCAACTTTTGTAATATCTTTGGAGTTTTTATCTCCTGAGTTCTCTCGAATTCTATTAAACACCACTACCGTATCATGAACAGAAAATGACATCGTCGTTAAAAGCGCAGTAACAAATAATGCATCAACCTCAACAAGCATAAATTTACCTAAGACAGCAAATACACCAGCTAATATCAAGGTGTCATGCAGAAGTGCTACTATCGCAGCCATTCCATACTTTAAGTTCTTGAATGCCCAGGCCAGATAGGCAAGAAT encodes the following:
- the secF gene encoding protein translocase subunit SecF produces the protein MINWLQYKRIYFTASGILAGISILALVIWGLKPGIDFTGGTLIEVNNKEILTILNKNDINVQAVQDSGEKVLIKTDFIEQKKIALIREEIASVAGSIKIDRFETVGPTLGKELLNKTLTAAIIAVIGILAYLAWAFKNLKYGMAAIVALLHDTLILAGVFAVLGKFMLVEVDALFVTALLTTMSFSVHDTVVVFNRIRENSGDKNSKDITKVANSALTETMVRSINNSLTILFMLLAMILLGGETIRWFMVALLIGTVLGTYSSPFVAVPVLSLLLKKK